A single genomic interval of Sebastes umbrosus isolate fSebUmb1 chromosome 11, fSebUmb1.pri, whole genome shotgun sequence harbors:
- the LOC119496974 gene encoding TYRO protein tyrosine kinase-binding protein yields HPASVACGQFFICELSSYLCFSTSCLWVRHHSHLKQEDWPSTSLALISSFTRNQHTIKKMSDALCIAGSLFGSAQGQQDCGSCYMIYMGSVVGIIASDIILTIFITISVFCFATHHKRRREWDSRDGKRNLPSSVPKKMATEVTESPYQELHGVQSDVYSELRHFRK; encoded by the exons CACCCTGCCAGTGTCGCCTGTGGACAGTTTTTCATCTGTGAACTCTCCTCCTACCTCTGCTTTTCAACATCTTGTTTATGGGTGCGACATCACAGCCATTTGAAACAGGAGGACTGGCCCTCGacctctctcgctctcattTCCTCCTTCACCAGAAACCAACATACAATAAAGAAGATGTCTGACGCTCTTTGTATTGCGGGTTCGTTGTTCG GATCTGCACAAGGACAACAAG ACTGTGGTTCCTGTTACATGATTTATATGGGCTCTGTAGTGGGCATCATTGCCTCTGATATCATCTTGACCATCTTCATCACCATTTCTGTGTTCTGCTTTGCGACTCACCACAAGAGAAGGAGGGAGTGGGACTCTCGTGATG GTAAAAGAAATCTGCCGTCATCAGTACCAAAGAAAATGGCAACAGAGGTCACAGAATCTCCCTACCAG gagttacatggagtcCAATCAGACGTGTACAGTGAGCTTCGGCATTTTAGGAAATGA
- the hcst gene encoding hematopoietic cell signal transducer, giving the protein MAYNKFYIVVLLFLCNLAVVLTESPGSCYRIEPGTIAGIICADLLLTLVIVIATYRCASFRRQKINNADKVYMNVRANCKS; this is encoded by the exons ATGGCATACAACAAATTCTACATTGTTGTCCTATTGTTTCTGTGCA ACCTGGCTGTGGTGCTCACAG AGAGCCCTGGGTCTTGCTACAGGATCGAGCCGGGGACGATAGCAGGCATCATCTGTGCAGATTTGCTGCTGACCCTCGTCATCGTCATTGCCACCTACCGATGTGCCAGCTTTCGGCGTCAGAAGATAAATAATG CTGACAAAGTGTACATGAATGTCCGGGCCAACTGCAAGAGCTAA
- the LOC119496779 gene encoding NF-kappa-B inhibitor delta isoform X1 produces the protein MHFDKSPKEKPCCTLPTVKKLLEEKRKRETSSVPPSCSTASTSPPSTITQLSSAEPFTCTGASSSYSDMAVSYEQWTPTQESTLSYYPSHPGSSYAAAYSLPMTSEYGTQQQVFDTMPQSYECPMSAVADPNMASSWSHLGPSQTAQLSFGSSLDATKLEEARMLLNGMDYSRATGQDEDGDTILHIYTAKGLRECAFAAAERLRDVGRLDAKEHKGKTALLVAVTANQPEIVQDLLAFGTDINACDVKGQTALHLAAHYGLPGVLQAILSSRPAVNLEARNFEGMTPLHCAAISHSVTMKALSSSGLADVGLQNKAAEKLSCVQMLLSAGASLLSQEIKSNKTVLHLAVKEGNIDLVTYLLRIPLPNVKDFVNLKAHGHTALHMAAGLHGNPHQEEILQLLLRRGADPSIRNLENDQPAHLLQSGPQGEQLKLMLKKRSASSRRRIVSLQDQE, from the exons ATGCACTTTGATAAAT cgcCAAAAGAGAAGCCGTGTTGCACTCTGCCCACTGTGAAGAAACTCttggaggagaagagaaagcgTGAGACGTCATCTGTGCCACCCTCCTGCTCTACGGCCAGCACCAGTCCTCCATCTACTATTACA cAGTTGTCCTCAGCAGAACCATTTACCTGTACAG GTGCATCAAGCAGCTACTCAGACATGGCAGTGAGCTATGAGCAGTGGACCCCAACGCAAGAGTCTACACTCAGTTACTACCCTAGCCATCCAGGATCCAGCTACGCCGCAGCCTACAGCCTCCCAATGACGTCTGAATACGGCACACAGCAGCAAGTCTTTGACACAATGCCTCAGTCATAT GAGTGCCCGATGAGTGCAGTCGCAGATCCCAACATGGCTTCGTCTTGGTCACATCTGGGTCCCAGTCAGACCGCACAGCTGAGTTTTGGTTCGTCGTTGGACGCCACCAAGCTGGAAGAGGCCAGGATGCTGCTCAATGGGATGGACTACAGCAGAGCCACTGGGCAGGATGAAGACGGAGACAC CATCCTGCACATCTACACTGCCAAGGGGCTCAGGGAGTGTGCCTTCGCTGCTGCAGAGAGGCTGAGGGATGTAGGCAGGCTTGATGCCAAAGAACACAAGGGAAAG ACTGCTTTGCTGGTGGCGGTGACGGCAAACCAGCCGGAGATTGTGCAAGATCTGCTGGCCTTTGGGACGGACATCAACGCCTGTGATGTTAAAGGACAAACTGCCCTTCATCTGGCTGCCCACTATGGCTTACCTGGAGTTCTGCAG GCAATTCTGTCCAGCAGGCCGGCTGTCAACCTGGAGGCCCGCAATTTTGAGG GTATGACTCCTCTGCACTGTGCAGCCATCTCTCACAGTGTCACCATGAAGGCGTTGTCCAGCAGTGGGCTGGCAGATGTTGGCCTTCAGAACAAGGCTGCGGAGAAGCTCTCCTGTGTGCAGATGCTCCTCAGCGCTGGGGCGTCCCTGCTCAGCCAG GAAATCAAAAGCAACAAGACTGTGCTGCACTTAGCAGTAAAGGAGGGGAACATCGATCTGGTGACTTATCTGCTGAGGATTCCCCTGCCGAACGTGAAAGACTTTGTCAACTTGAAA GCGCATGGGCACACAGCTTTACACATGGCAGCTGGTCTCCATGGTAACCCCCACCAGGAGGAgatcctgcagctgctgctgcgcaGAGGAGCCGATCCCAGCATCCGCAACCTGGAGAACGACCAGCCGGCTCACCTGCTGCAGAGCGGCCCCCAGGGAGAGCAG CTCAAGCTCATGCTGAAGAAGAGAAGTGCCTCCTCTCGTCGGCGTATCGTGTCCTTGCAGGACCAGgaatga
- the LOC119496779 gene encoding NF-kappa-B inhibitor delta isoform X2 — MHFDKSPKEKPCCTLPTVKKLLEEKRKRETSSVPPSCSTASTSPPSTITLSSAEPFTCTGASSSYSDMAVSYEQWTPTQESTLSYYPSHPGSSYAAAYSLPMTSEYGTQQQVFDTMPQSYECPMSAVADPNMASSWSHLGPSQTAQLSFGSSLDATKLEEARMLLNGMDYSRATGQDEDGDTILHIYTAKGLRECAFAAAERLRDVGRLDAKEHKGKTALLVAVTANQPEIVQDLLAFGTDINACDVKGQTALHLAAHYGLPGVLQAILSSRPAVNLEARNFEGMTPLHCAAISHSVTMKALSSSGLADVGLQNKAAEKLSCVQMLLSAGASLLSQEIKSNKTVLHLAVKEGNIDLVTYLLRIPLPNVKDFVNLKAHGHTALHMAAGLHGNPHQEEILQLLLRRGADPSIRNLENDQPAHLLQSGPQGEQLKLMLKKRSASSRRRIVSLQDQE, encoded by the exons ATGCACTTTGATAAAT cgcCAAAAGAGAAGCCGTGTTGCACTCTGCCCACTGTGAAGAAACTCttggaggagaagagaaagcgTGAGACGTCATCTGTGCCACCCTCCTGCTCTACGGCCAGCACCAGTCCTCCATCTACTATTACA TTGTCCTCAGCAGAACCATTTACCTGTACAG GTGCATCAAGCAGCTACTCAGACATGGCAGTGAGCTATGAGCAGTGGACCCCAACGCAAGAGTCTACACTCAGTTACTACCCTAGCCATCCAGGATCCAGCTACGCCGCAGCCTACAGCCTCCCAATGACGTCTGAATACGGCACACAGCAGCAAGTCTTTGACACAATGCCTCAGTCATAT GAGTGCCCGATGAGTGCAGTCGCAGATCCCAACATGGCTTCGTCTTGGTCACATCTGGGTCCCAGTCAGACCGCACAGCTGAGTTTTGGTTCGTCGTTGGACGCCACCAAGCTGGAAGAGGCCAGGATGCTGCTCAATGGGATGGACTACAGCAGAGCCACTGGGCAGGATGAAGACGGAGACAC CATCCTGCACATCTACACTGCCAAGGGGCTCAGGGAGTGTGCCTTCGCTGCTGCAGAGAGGCTGAGGGATGTAGGCAGGCTTGATGCCAAAGAACACAAGGGAAAG ACTGCTTTGCTGGTGGCGGTGACGGCAAACCAGCCGGAGATTGTGCAAGATCTGCTGGCCTTTGGGACGGACATCAACGCCTGTGATGTTAAAGGACAAACTGCCCTTCATCTGGCTGCCCACTATGGCTTACCTGGAGTTCTGCAG GCAATTCTGTCCAGCAGGCCGGCTGTCAACCTGGAGGCCCGCAATTTTGAGG GTATGACTCCTCTGCACTGTGCAGCCATCTCTCACAGTGTCACCATGAAGGCGTTGTCCAGCAGTGGGCTGGCAGATGTTGGCCTTCAGAACAAGGCTGCGGAGAAGCTCTCCTGTGTGCAGATGCTCCTCAGCGCTGGGGCGTCCCTGCTCAGCCAG GAAATCAAAAGCAACAAGACTGTGCTGCACTTAGCAGTAAAGGAGGGGAACATCGATCTGGTGACTTATCTGCTGAGGATTCCCCTGCCGAACGTGAAAGACTTTGTCAACTTGAAA GCGCATGGGCACACAGCTTTACACATGGCAGCTGGTCTCCATGGTAACCCCCACCAGGAGGAgatcctgcagctgctgctgcgcaGAGGAGCCGATCCCAGCATCCGCAACCTGGAGAACGACCAGCCGGCTCACCTGCTGCAGAGCGGCCCCCAGGGAGAGCAG CTCAAGCTCATGCTGAAGAAGAGAAGTGCCTCCTCTCGTCGGCGTATCGTGTCCTTGCAGGACCAGgaatga
- the LOC119496782 gene encoding uncharacterized protein LOC119496782 isoform X1: MATTETMFPDRSNFDYDYETLRTTGVVLAVIMFFSGILIALSPAHLVPQFQRQRCLLKLYRKYSIYSKGRKSSREPCQRAHTNTHQLFMAFPVMANIPLPAG; the protein is encoded by the exons AAACAATGTTTCCAGACAGGAGTAACTTTGATTATG ATTATGAGACATTGCGGACCACGGGGGTTGTCCTTGCTGTAATCATGTTTTTCTCTGGGATTTTAATAGCCCTCA GTCCAGCTCATCTGGTACCCCAATTCCAAAGACAGAGG TGCCTCCTCAAACTGTAtagaaaatacagtatatactcgaAAGGGAGGAAGTCGTCACGGGAACCATGCCAGcgagcacacacaaacacacaccagttGTTTATGGCCTTCCCTGTTATGGCTAATATACCTCTGCCAGCTGGATGA